In Lactiplantibacillus pentosus, the sequence CTCGCGGAAATCGAGCGGCAGGATTTAAGCGATGTTTTTATCGATTATCAGCGGGAAATGACGGTGGGACTGTTAATGACTGAGCTGTTACGCAATCATGAAGAGCGCATTTCAATTACCGATTCATATTTTCCGGGGAAAAACATTCGGCACGCCAACGCAGATACACAATCAGGCATGATTTTTACTTACTTAGTGACACATAATGCGGATGCAACGCTAAAGCAGACCGCGAGTTACTTTGGCTATGACCAGAACTACTTTTCTAGGTTGTGTCGGCAGCTATTTAAAAAGAGTTTTTCAGAACAGTTAACCTTTATTCGAATTGAACTAGCAAAACGGATGTTGGCATTTTCCAATAAACGAATTGAACAAATTGCAGCTGAGTTAGGGTATAAAAATGACAGTAGCTTCTTTGCGGCCTTCAAGCGGGAGGCTGCGACGACGCCAAATGATTATCGGGAACAACATGGTTATCGCGCGGCACATGATAAATGAAACCCGAATAAAAGACACTGAAAGCTGACGACAAACTAAAACGACCTTCAAAATTGAAGGTCGTTTTTAAATTGGCTTCTAATCTAACGTGACAGGGCCATGACAAGTCAGCATACGGCGGAGATATCCGAACAGTACGCCTTACAAGTTCTGTCCCTTTTCCCAAGTCGTCTTCGATAACAACAAGCCTTGCTTAACCAGCGTGTCGAACAAAGCGTGGGTCCGCTTTGAAATTTCACCAGCAGTTTCAGCGTTGGCCTGGGTTAAAAATGTCGTGGCATCGCCAGTGAGCGCGGCGTCGGTTGCGGCGACCCGGCCCCGTGCATAGGATTGGCAGCCGTCGCGATAAGCATTGACCGTCTCCGCAAATTCATGCCAGTGCGGTTCGATTAGAACGGAGAGGGTCTTCGACAGCCAGTACACGTTATCGACGTCGACGGTGCCAGTCGTGTTACGGTAGTCCAGTGGCGTATCGTTGATATTCGTAAAGAATGGGACGTAGGGTGCGTAGGCGAAGAAGCCCATCGCGATCCATTGAATGGCCGCCTGCTCAGCAGGGACGTCATTGCGAATTTGGAGAATGGACGAGCATTGGTTGCGGTCCATCGCAATTGACCGGTACCGCGTTTGTTCGCGGTGGTCACCCGAAGCAAAAGTGCCAAATGGGTCGTAAGGGGTCCCATTGTAATGTGAAGACAGGAAGAATTGGACGTCTTCAATCGCTAGTTTTTTACTTGGGTGCCGGAACAACGGCATATCTTGGCCGGTCGGATTTTGCGCGATTTCTGGGTTGAATAATTTTTGCCCATACCAAGTCCGAGGGGTGTTGTAGTAAGCATCCGCCTCATTTTGGGTGCCGAAGATCTCACGGAAATTAAAGTGGCCTGGATTAGGATTTAAGTGATACTGATTAACAAAATCGGCTAAATCACTAGCGGCTAAGTAGTTCGCGGTGTCGTTGAGGTCCATTTCCTGCAAAACCGTCTGATTAGGAACGATGGCGTAAGTGTCTTCTGGCATCCGCACCGCGCCCCAATGGTGACCGCCGGCAGTTTCCAATAACCAAATATCGTCATGGTCGTTGAAGGCGATACTGTTACTTTCTCCAGTGCCGTATTTTTCAATGAGGGCGCCTAGTCGTTGGACGCCTTCCTTAGCGCTTTTGATGTAAGGCAGGACCAGGGTGACCATGGCTTCTTCGTCGACGCCATCGTGGACCAGTGGATCGTAGCCGAGAACGCGGGCATTGGTCGCCGTCGTTTCCGTTGCGCTCATGCCAACGTTGAATTCGTTGATGCCCGCTTCTTCATAACGGCCATCGTGCTGGTCGGCCTGTGGCGTCGCGGTATAGCGGTAAGCGTGGTCCGGTAGCGGTACGGTGACCCCGGTCGTTACGGACGTATAGCTGGCGTTCGTCTGGTCGTGGGCTTCGTGGACAATAAACTTAATGGGATTAATTGGGCCATAGCCGTCTTCGTTACGTGCTACGATGGTCGAACCATCCATGCTGGCAGCTTTCCCAACTAATATTTCGGTACAATCTGTGTCTTTTTTCATTCTAATCAGTCACTCCTTAGTTAAGTATAAGTATAGGAGCTTGACCAGGGATTACAACGGCAATTTGATTTTCCAGCGTTTAAAATGAGAAAACGGTGAGTCCTGAATGTACCGAAATGGGTGCTGAATCCTCAAATCGACTTGTGAAACCGCAATCATGTTCAAAAAGTCCTTCCGAATGAAAACACTTTACTTGTTGTTGTGTCGGCGTTTATCGAACTTGTGCCAAATTCAATTTTTGTGAATTAGTGAGTTTAATTTTGGCACAGTTTGTTGTGCCACGGGTCTACCTAGATGTTCTTGAAACCGCTTACCACGATAGATATGATTAAGTTGTTAAGAAAAAGGAAGGAGCTTTACCTGATGAGTGAAAATGTAAATACAACTGCAACCCAAAGCGCTCCTGTTGCAAAGAAAAAGTTGGGCGTCAAGGCCCGCGTTCAAAAATTTGGGAGCGCACTGAGCAACATGGTTATGCCGAACATCGGTGCCTTCATTGCTTGGGGCTTAATCACCGCCATCTTCATGGCTGGCGGCTGGTGGCCAAATGCTGGATTAGCTAAGATGATTCAGCCAATGGTTCATTACTTATTACCGTTATTAATTGCGTTTACCGGTGGGACACTGTTCGCCGGCCACCGTGGTGGGGTCGTTGGTGCGATTGCCACGATGGGGGTTATCGTCGGTTCTACAATTCCGATGTTTATTGGTGCCATGATTATGGGGCCTTTAGGCGGTTGGTGCATTAAGAAGTGGGACGACGCCATTTCTGATAAGGTCAAGAGCGGATTTGAAATGTTGGTCAACAACTTCTCCGCTGGGATCATCGGGATGTTATTAGCCATCGTCGGTTATTATGCAATTGGCCCGCTGGTTGCTGGTGCTAGTGCATTAATGGCCGCCGGGGTTAACTGGATTATCCAAATGAAGCTGTTGCCATTAGCGAACGTCTTCATTGAACCGGCGAAGATTTTATTCTTGAACAATGCGATTAACCAAGGGATTTTGACCCCACTTGGGATTCAAGCGGCAGCTAGTGCAGGTAAGTCAATTCTGTTCTTGCTCGAACCTGATCCAGGTCCAGGTCTTGGTGTGTTGCTAGCGTTTGCTTTATTCGGTAAAGGTACCGCTAAAGCATCCGCACCTAGTGCCATCATTATTCAATTCTTGGGTGGGATTCACGAAATCTACTTCCCATACGTTTTAATGAAACCAGCATTATTCTTAGCTGTTATCGCTGGTGGGGTGACTGGGACGGCCACATTTAGTATTTTAAACGTTGGTTTGCGTTCAACACCTTCACCTGGTTCCATCATTTCACTATTATTGATGTCACCAAAGAGTGTTTCGAATTACATTGGCTTGGTTGTTGGTGTGATCCTAGCCACCTTAGCCTCCTTCATCGTTGCCGCCATTATCTTGAAACGTGACAAGTCAACGGATACGGATGATTTGGCCGCTGCTCAAGGTAAGATGAGCGACATGAAGGGTGGTAACACGGCGACTGCTAGTGCAACAGATGCTGAACCTGCTGATGTGATTGCTTCATATAAAGATGTTGACCACATTATCTTCGCCTGCGATGCCGGAATGGGCTCATCCGCAATGGGCGCTTCGCTCTTACGGGATAAGGTCAAGAAGGCCGGAATCAACATGTCTGTTACGAACACGGCGATTAGCAACTTGAAAGACGAACCAGGTTTATTAGTGATTACGCAAAACGAATTGGCTGACCGGGCAGCTCAAAAAGCACCCCATGCATTACGCCTTGCCGTTGATAACTTCTTGAGCAGTCCAAAATATGATCAAGTCGTTGTTAACTTGAAGGCGCGCGACCAAGTTAGTGATGCCCCTGCATCTGCAGCAGCTGAACCACAAGCAACTACAGATACGCCGGATGCATTGCCAGCTAACTTAGATTTAAGTGTTGTTGACGAAATCGTCTTCGTTCACCATGACGGTCATTTGGGAACAGCGACGATGGCAACGTCCTTAATGAAGGACCGCGTCAAGAAGGCCAACAAACATGTTAGTGTTAAGAACTTAGGAATCGATGAATTGACGGACAGCAACAGCTTGTTAGTGGTCTCCAGTGCCGAAGCGGCCAAGAACTTGAAGACCCGATACACACAAGTTCAAGTCCTCATTACTGACGACCTATTGAGCTCACCGAAGTATGATAAGATGGTATCAGAATTGAAATAAAATGATATTAATACCATTTATATTATGAGGTGGCACCATGGTTAAGTTCACACAACGTCAAGACGAGTTGTTACAGTTGTTGCTGGCGAATCCCACCGGACTTTCAATGAGTCAGATTGAAACCGGTCTCAACAGTAGTCGGCGCACGATTTATCGGGAATTTAGCAATCTGGAATTAGTGTTAGCGAATGCTGATTTGAAGATTGTGAATGAAAAACATCATTTTCAGCTGACTGGGTCCCCAGCGGCATTGGCTGAATTTCAAGGCCAATTGGCGGCAGGACGCAAACTAGCGCCGGCGTTTGATTCGCAGACGCGCCAGAATGCCTTAGCTTGTCGGTTGTTGATGACGGATCATGCCGTAAAATTAAAAGAACTCGCGCTTGATTTTGATGTGAGTGTGGCGACGATCTCAAATGATTTAACGGCCTTGACGACGCCGTTTGCAGACTACGAATTATCTATTGAACGACTGAAGTCACGGGGCATCCAAGTTGCCGGGACCGAGGGCAGCATTCGTAATCTCTTTGCCACCATTTTAAATAATGAAATCAACGACTATGAGTTTTTTAAAACGATTGGGAAGTTGAATCAGGGACTTGCCGTTTCATCAAGTGATGAACAGTCGTATTTCTTGAATTTACTAGATGCGCAATCATTGATTACGTGTTACCAAGCCGTTCGTGGATTGAAGAAGAAATACTTTGCGTCGGTCCCCGATGGTCAGCTCCAACAGTTGATCATCACCTTGACGACGGGCATCATGCGCTTGCAACATCAGCAGCGGGTGACGTACTTGCGGGGCATCAACCGCGATGATTTCTTGAAGTATCAGCGGATCGCGTTGGCGATTATGACGCAGTTACCAGAGCAGATCAAAGCGTTGGTCACGGGTGCAGAAATTGACTTTTTGGCCCAGCAGATCAAGGGTCTGACCTTCCGCATCGACCAGGACGCCTCATTATCGAATTACGATTTGCAACTCACGTATCAGGTCAAACAATTCATTGATGCGGTTGCGACGAACTTCGATTGGTCGTTTGGGACGGATGACCGCTTGCTGAATAACCTCACGGCGCACATGCAGATTGCTTTACAACGCAACGGGGTCAGCGGACCGGTACCACCGAGCTCTGAACTTCAAGAAGTTCGGGAGCAATATCCGAAGTTGTATTCAGCGGTGGTCCGCGGCTTTTTCCAAGTCTTTACCGACCAGAACTTCACGACTGATGAGCTGACGTACTTGCTGATTCACTTTGCCAGCACCTATGAGCAACAGTTGAGCCATCAATCGCTCAAAGTCTTGGTGCTATGTCCCAATGGGATGACGACCGCCCGCATCTTGAAGACGCGTTTGGCCCGGTTAGTCCCAGAGATTACGTCGATTGAGGTCGCTCGTATCGGTAGCTTAGGGCAGATTCATCTGCAAGATTTCGACATGATCCTCTCGACGACGAGTCTACCAGGATTCAAGTTGAACTACCGGGTGGTCAGTCCGCTCTTGTTGGAGAACGAAGTCACGGCCTTGCGGGAATATATTCATCAGTATTTTCCAAGTACCAAGGTGGTCGAGTCTCCAACCGATGAACCAACGACCACCACGCTTGATTTTGATACCGTCTACCAACAAATGACGGTCGCCAAGCAAATCCTAGACCGCTTCACCATCACGCCGATTCGAAATGACGATGAGACGATTGCGGAGACCTTGGTCAAAATCACGCGGCATATTGATCCCAATCTGATTCATGACCCCTTAGAGGTAGCGGGGCGGTTGTTACACCGTTTAGGACTAGCGCCAGTGGGCATTCCGAATACGAATTTGGCGTTCGTGCACACGTTGAGTCAGGAAGTCACCGCACCCTATTGTGCGATCTTCGAACTCGACCAACCGTTACCTTTTAAGAGTATGGATAACCAATCCATTCGGTTACAGCGGATCGTGTTAATGCTCGGCCCCGCTAATATCAGTGATTTTGAAAATCGGCTGATGGGTAAGCTGAGTGCGCTGGTCATCGAAAGCCGCAAGAACACGCAGACCTTTATGACCGGTGACCGCCAGCAACTTTATCAGTTAATTAGTACAGCATTTTTGAACGAACTAACGAAATAGCGTAGGTGAAAATAATGGAAGCTTTAGATAAGAAAATGATTGCGTTGAACCAACAAGTCGCAACGCAAGAAGAAGGCATCCGCTTAGCCGGTCAACTATTGGTCGATGGCGGTTGTGTGGAACCGGAATACATCGATGCCATGCAGGCACGTAATCAAGATGTTTCCGTTTATATGGGTAATTTCATTGCCATCCCCCATGGTACTGAAGATGGCATGAAGTACATTAAAAAGACCGGGATCTCAGTGGTCCAAGTACCAATGGGTGTGAGCTGGGGAAATCCAGACGATGACGACGATGATAAAACTGTAACGGTCATCTTCGGTATCGCGGGTTTGAACGGCGAACACTTGAACCTCTTATCTCAGATTGCGATATACTGCAGCGACGTAGCCAACGTTGCCAAGTTAGCGGACGCTCAATCTGAAGATGAAATCATAAATCTATTAAAGGAAGTTGATTAGCATGTTAGACGTACATTTTGGCGCAGGGAACATTGGTCGGGGCTTCATTGGCGAAACCTTGGCAGACAACGGATTTAAGATTACTTTCGTTGATGTTAATGATACTTTGATTGACGAATTGAACAAACGGAATGGTTACACCATTGAATTGGCTGCAGAAGGCCAAGAACACATTGAAGTTCACGATGTTAAAGGCATTAACAACGGTAAGGATCCTAAGGCGGTTGCTGAAGAAATTGCCCAAGCCGATATGGTCACGACTGCGATTGGACCTAAGATTCTGAAGTTCATCGCACCATTGATTGCCGACGGGTTAAAGTTACGGCAAGCCAATAACAACACCACGCCAATCGACATTATTGCGTGTGAAAACATGATTGGTGGGAGCCAATCATTGAAGAAGTCCGTCTACGAATCATTGAATGCTGACGAACAAGCTTGGGCCGATCAAAATGCCGGCTTCCCAAATGCAGCGGTCGACCGGATCGTGCCACTTCAAAAGCACGACGATCCATTGTTCGTTTCTGTTGAACCATTCAAGGAATGGGTCATCGACAAGTCACAAATGAAGAACCCTAAGATCCAATTAAAGGGTGTTGATTACGCGGACGACTTGGAACCATATATTGAACGGAAACTCTTCTCCGTTAACACTGGTCACGCCACGGTTGCCTACACTGGTAACATGAAGGGCTACAAGACGATCGGTGAAGCGGTCAAGGATAACAGTGTTGTGGACCAAGCTAAGCACGTCTTAGGTGAGACTGGTGACCTGCTGATTCAAAAGTGGGGCTTTGATCCTGAAGTCCACCATGCTTATCAAAAGAAGATTTTGAGCCGGTTTGAAAACCCATATATCTCAGATGATATCGAACGGGTCGGCCGGACACCAATCCGCAAGCTAGGCTTCAACGAACGCTTTATTCGTCCAATCCGTGAATTAAAAGACCGCGGTCGCGACTACAGCGCCTTGGTTGACACGGTTGGCGAAATGTTCTTCTTCAACTATCCAAATGACAGCGAAAGCGTCAAGCTACAACAATTGTTGAAGGATGAACCAATCGAACAAGTCATCCGTGAAACGACCG encodes:
- a CDS encoding PTS mannitol-specific transporter subunit IIBC → MSENVNTTATQSAPVAKKKLGVKARVQKFGSALSNMVMPNIGAFIAWGLITAIFMAGGWWPNAGLAKMIQPMVHYLLPLLIAFTGGTLFAGHRGGVVGAIATMGVIVGSTIPMFIGAMIMGPLGGWCIKKWDDAISDKVKSGFEMLVNNFSAGIIGMLLAIVGYYAIGPLVAGASALMAAGVNWIIQMKLLPLANVFIEPAKILFLNNAINQGILTPLGIQAAASAGKSILFLLEPDPGPGLGVLLAFALFGKGTAKASAPSAIIIQFLGGIHEIYFPYVLMKPALFLAVIAGGVTGTATFSILNVGLRSTPSPGSIISLLLMSPKSVSNYIGLVVGVILATLASFIVAAIILKRDKSTDTDDLAAAQGKMSDMKGGNTATASATDAEPADVIASYKDVDHIIFACDAGMGSSAMGASLLRDKVKKAGINMSVTNTAISNLKDEPGLLVITQNELADRAAQKAPHALRLAVDNFLSSPKYDQVVVNLKARDQVSDAPASAAAEPQATTDTPDALPANLDLSVVDEIVFVHHDGHLGTATMATSLMKDRVKKANKHVSVKNLGIDELTDSNSLLVVSSAEAAKNLKTRYTQVQVLITDDLLSSPKYDKMVSELK
- a CDS encoding C69 family dipeptidase, encoding MKKDTDCTEILVGKAASMDGSTIVARNEDGYGPINPIKFIVHEAHDQTNASYTSVTTGVTVPLPDHAYRYTATPQADQHDGRYEEAGINEFNVGMSATETTATNARVLGYDPLVHDGVDEEAMVTLVLPYIKSAKEGVQRLGALIEKYGTGESNSIAFNDHDDIWLLETAGGHHWGAVRMPEDTYAIVPNQTVLQEMDLNDTANYLAASDLADFVNQYHLNPNPGHFNFREIFGTQNEADAYYNTPRTWYGQKLFNPEIAQNPTGQDMPLFRHPSKKLAIEDVQFFLSSHYNGTPYDPFGTFASGDHREQTRYRSIAMDRNQCSSILQIRNDVPAEQAAIQWIAMGFFAYAPYVPFFTNINDTPLDYRNTTGTVDVDNVYWLSKTLSVLIEPHWHEFAETVNAYRDGCQSYARGRVAATDAALTGDATTFLTQANAETAGEISKRTHALFDTLVKQGLLLSKTTWEKGQNL
- a CDS encoding helix-turn-helix domain-containing protein, giving the protein MSHGFAELELAGKYVTLSPDDIVMVSSALPLEVRNLADPVRVTIFSERLHAPTPLNLVVVGDNPMVHDLMNAGEHELRFIVYRHLKNQLTQRYFALLAEIERQDLSDVFIDYQREMTVGLLMTELLRNHEERISITDSYFPGKNIRHANADTQSGMIFTYLVTHNADATLKQTASYFGYDQNYFSRLCRQLFKKSFSEQLTFIRIELAKRMLAFSNKRIEQIAAELGYKNDSSFFAAFKREAATTPNDYREQHGYRAAHDK
- a CDS encoding mannitol-1-phosphate 5-dehydrogenase, with protein sequence MLDVHFGAGNIGRGFIGETLADNGFKITFVDVNDTLIDELNKRNGYTIELAAEGQEHIEVHDVKGINNGKDPKAVAEEIAQADMVTTAIGPKILKFIAPLIADGLKLRQANNNTTPIDIIACENMIGGSQSLKKSVYESLNADEQAWADQNAGFPNAAVDRIVPLQKHDDPLFVSVEPFKEWVIDKSQMKNPKIQLKGVDYADDLEPYIERKLFSVNTGHATVAYTGNMKGYKTIGEAVKDNSVVDQAKHVLGETGDLLIQKWGFDPEVHHAYQKKILSRFENPYISDDIERVGRTPIRKLGFNERFIRPIRELKDRGRDYSALVDTVGEMFFFNYPNDSESVKLQQLLKDEPIEQVIRETTDLKDEDLINEIKAAYEKHLAAVK
- a CDS encoding BglG family transcription antiterminator; the protein is MVKFTQRQDELLQLLLANPTGLSMSQIETGLNSSRRTIYREFSNLELVLANADLKIVNEKHHFQLTGSPAALAEFQGQLAAGRKLAPAFDSQTRQNALACRLLMTDHAVKLKELALDFDVSVATISNDLTALTTPFADYELSIERLKSRGIQVAGTEGSIRNLFATILNNEINDYEFFKTIGKLNQGLAVSSSDEQSYFLNLLDAQSLITCYQAVRGLKKKYFASVPDGQLQQLIITLTTGIMRLQHQQRVTYLRGINRDDFLKYQRIALAIMTQLPEQIKALVTGAEIDFLAQQIKGLTFRIDQDASLSNYDLQLTYQVKQFIDAVATNFDWSFGTDDRLLNNLTAHMQIALQRNGVSGPVPPSSELQEVREQYPKLYSAVVRGFFQVFTDQNFTTDELTYLLIHFASTYEQQLSHQSLKVLVLCPNGMTTARILKTRLARLVPEITSIEVARIGSLGQIHLQDFDMILSTTSLPGFKLNYRVVSPLLLENEVTALREYIHQYFPSTKVVESPTDEPTTTTLDFDTVYQQMTVAKQILDRFTITPIRNDDETIAETLVKITRHIDPNLIHDPLEVAGRLLHRLGLAPVGIPNTNLAFVHTLSQEVTAPYCAIFELDQPLPFKSMDNQSIRLQRIVLMLGPANISDFENRLMGKLSALVIESRKNTQTFMTGDRQQLYQLISTAFLNELTK
- a CDS encoding PTS sugar transporter subunit IIA, whose protein sequence is MEALDKKMIALNQQVATQEEGIRLAGQLLVDGGCVEPEYIDAMQARNQDVSVYMGNFIAIPHGTEDGMKYIKKTGISVVQVPMGVSWGNPDDDDDDKTVTVIFGIAGLNGEHLNLLSQIAIYCSDVANVAKLADAQSEDEIINLLKEVD